CTGCTGGCGATGGTGGACGGGTGGCTGGCGGCGATCCCGGACGACGCGTTCGTGGAGGTGCTGCCGTTGCTGCGGCGTACGTTCGGCACCTTTGCGGCGCCTGAACGCCGCTCGATCGGCGCTCGAGCCCGGGTCCTTTCAGATCCTGGCGCCGTGGTCGTTGCTGACGACAACGACCTCGATGCTGAGTTGGCCGCGACCGCGTTGCCGGTGGTCGCGCAACTGTTGGGGGTCTCATGAGTGACGAACGTCTGCGCCGCTGGCGGCTCGTCCTGGGCGGTGAGGCCGAGGAGGAGACCGGTACGACGTTGTCGGCCGAGGACCGCTCGGTCGATGCGGCGCTGGCCGCGTTGTACGACGCCGCGGAGGGGGAGTCGGGTACGCAACGGTCCGCCGGGTTGGGCGCGTCGGCGCCCCGGGTGGCTCGGTGGCTGGGCGACATCCGGCAGTACTTCCCGAGCACCGTCGTACAGGTGATGCAGCGGGACGCGGTTGAGCGGCTCGGGATCACGCGGATGCTGATGGAGCCGGAGCTGCTGGGCGCGGTCGAGCCCGACGTACATCTGGTGTCCACGTTGCTCGCGCTCAACGAGGTGATGCCGGAGGAGACCAAGCAGACCGCGCGGGACGTGGTCGGCCGGGTCGTGGCCGAGCTCGAGGCGCGGCTCGCCGAGCGGACTCGGGCGGCGGTGACCGGTGCGCTCGATCGGGCCGGGCGGACGGCGCGGCCACGGCATTCGGACATCGACTGGGACCGGACGATCCGGGCGAACCTCAAGCACTTCTCGCCGGCGCTCGGGACGATCGTGCCGGACCGGCTGGTCGGGTACGCGCGCCGGAACCACAGTGTGCAGCGGGACATCGTGCTGGCGATCGACCAGTCCGGGTCGATGGCGGAGTCCGTCGTCTACGCGTCGCTGTTCGGTGCGGTGCTCGGGTCGATCCGGACGTTGCGGACCTCGCTGGTCGTGTTCGACACCGCGGTGGTCGACCTGACCGATCAGCTCGAGGATCCGGTCGACGTACTGTTCGGGACGCAGTTGGGCGGCGGGACCGACATCAACCGGGCGCTCGCGTACTGCGAGGAGCTGGTCACGAAACCGGCCGAAACGGTGCTCGTGCTGATCTCGGATCTCTACGAAGGCGGAGTTCGGGAAGAGATGTTGCGTCGGGCGCGTTCTTTGGTGGAGTCCGGCGTACAAGTGATTGCTCTGCTGGCGCTCGCGGACTCGGGTACACCGTCGTACGACGCCGAGAACGCGGCCGCGCTGGCCGAGCTCGGCGTACCGACGTTCGCCTGCACACCGGACAAGTTCCCTGACCTGATGGCCGCTGCCATCCGCCACGAGGACATCGGCGGCTGGGCAGCAACCAACATCACCTGAGAGGTACCTCGATGTCGACCGTCGAACTGACTCGCTTCCGTGTCCTGCCGTCGCGCTCGGAGGAGCTGCTCGCGGCGCGCGCCGACATGCTGAAGGACTTCGAGGCGGACCGGGCCGGCTTCCTCGGCGCACGGCTGGTGCAACTCCCGGACAACGAATGGCTGGACATCGTCGACTGGGCCACCCCGGAAGACTTCGCCGCATCCCGCGAGAAGGGCGCCAACCTGCCCGGCATCGCCCGCTTCTTCGCGGCGATCGACGCCCTCGTCGTCGCAGAAGAAGGCGTCAGCGCGGCGGGCTAACCAGCGACCTCCAGGATGTCGATCTCGGTGTACGGGTCGGCCTCGGCGAAGCGGAGGGCCCATTGGACGGCTTCCTCCTTGGTGTCGACGCGAATGATCGAGACGCCCGCGACGAGCTCCTTGGTCTCGGCGAACGGCCCGTCGATCACCCGCGGCTGGCCCGGCGCCGGGAATGTCACGCGGGCGCCACGGGAGCTCGGCATCAGGCCCTCGCCGAGCACCAGCACCCCGGCCTGACGCATCTCCTCGAGTACGGCGTCCGCCCGCTCGAGGATCTCCGGATCCGGCGCGTTCCCGGCCTCCAGGCTGTCGTTGGTCTTGTGCAGCAGCATGTACCTCATAGCGCTGACCTTAATCCGGTCCAGAACGCTTCCGGCACCTCATATTCGTGCCACGCCGCCACCTCGGCGATCTCCCGCGGGCTGCGCGCCCCGACGACCACGGCCGGTACGGCGGGATGCGTCAGAGGGAACTGCACCGCAGCAGCCAGCGGAGGTACGCCGTACGCGCTGCAGACCTCCCGCAGTACGTCGATCCGCCGCAGCACGTCCTGAGGGACCCGCTCGTACCCGTGCGGAGCCCCGTCCGCGGTGTCGGCGAGCACCCCACCGTGAAACACCCCCGCGGCGAGCACAGCCACCCCGAGCTTCTCGCACAACGGCAGCAACTCATCCGCGCCCGACTGATCCAGCAAGCTGTACCGCCCTGCCAACAAGATGACATCCACGCCGGTGGTTTCGCGGAGGAACTGGGCGGCTACGTCGGCGTGGTTGACACCGAGGGAGATGGCCCTGATCGTGCCTCGGCCGCGCAGTTCGACGAGAGCGTGGAACGCCTCGGTCGACGCTTTCGTGAAGTCGAGCTCCGGGTCGTGGATGTGCAGTATGTCGACCCGGTCGATCCCCATCCGCTCCAGACTCGCCTCGAACGACCGGATCGTGGCGTCGTACGAATAGTCCAGCCGCGGCCCCACCCCGGCCGGCGGCTCCGCCCAGATCGGCTGCAGATCCGGCCCGCCCGGCTCGATCAACCGCCCCACCTTCGTACACAGCACGAACTCGTCCCGCGGCCGCCCCCGCAACGCCAGCCCGGCCCGCTGCTCCGACAACCCGTACCCGTACACCGGCGCCGTGTCGAACAACCGCACGCCCAACTCCCAGGCCCGGTCGATCGTCGCCACCGCCTGCCGCTCCGGCACCGCCGCGAACATCCCCCCGACCGAAGCAAGCCCCAGCCCCAACTCACTGACCCGCAACCCCGTGCTCCCCAACTCCACCATCCGCATGACCCCAGACGCTATGTGCCTGCACCGACAGGAACCGCCATGCAGGCAGAAGTCCGGTTTCGGGCCCGATTCGGCCCGTTTATCCGACTTCTGCCTGCAGGGCGGTCCGCAAACCTTCCCTCGGTGTGGGTGGGCGCGGGAGCATGCGGGGATGGGTGAGATCGCGGAGCGGTACCGGCGGCGGGCCGAGGGGTTCGAGCGGAAGGTTGCGGCGGTGCGTCCCGATCAGTGGGGGAACCAGTCACCGTGCGCGAAATGGACCGCGCGGGACGTGGTCGAGCACGTCGTCACGATGCACGCGGTGATGCTGACGCCGGTCGCGCGGAAGCTGGAGCCGGCCGACGACCCGCTGACCGCGTTCCAGGAGGCGCGGGCCGCGATCGAAGACGTACTCGACGACCCAGTGGCCGCGCTGACCGAGACCGACAGCCCGGCCGGGCGGCTGACCACCGAGCAGCACATCGACCAGGTGGTGTCCGACGACCTCGTCCTGCACGGCTGGGACCTGGCGCGCGCCACCGACCAGGACGAGACGATGGACGCGGCCGACGTCGAGCGCCTCTGGGCGACCGCTGTCGCGATCCCGCCCGAGCTGATGATGAAGTACCGGACGCCCGGCGCCTTCGGCGAGGGCATCGAGGTGTACGGCGCCGAAGTACTGGTCGAGCCGGAAGCCCCGCTCCAGGACCGCTTACTCGGGCTGCTCGGCCGCGAGCCGTGACAGGGTGCTCGGCGCGTAGTAGCTGCTCGGGTCGTCGCAGAGAGGCGCTTGCCTCAGCTCCTCTGGATCCCGCATGAGGAGCGCATGCCCCTTGGCGATCGCCGGGTCCAGGTACTCGTGGCCCGGGAGGTCCGCAACCGCCGTACGGCAACCGAGCGCCATGCCTTCGAACAGCGCGGTGGTCGACACACCGACCTGGTACGTCGCGGTCGCGAGCAGATCGAGCGTACTGCCGCCGGTCGACAGCTGGACGCCGGCCGGAATCGTGTAGTCCTCAGCACGCTCGCTCGGGTGCAGACGGTAGAGAACCTCCAGGTCAGAGTGCTCCTTGGCGACCGCGTCCGCGACCTCGACGAGTTCCGATCCAACCGTCCCCTGCGACAAGAAGACGACCCGGCGCGACTCCTTCGGGCCAGCAGGCGGCAGGAACGGCGCACCCATCACGTCGGTCCGCATCCCGGCGGGCAGGTCCGCGACATCGGTCCAGTACGACCCGAAGCACCACAGCTCGTCCGGCTGATCCGCGACCATGGGCCGGCCCGGGTAGCTGTACCCGAGGTGGAACGGGCTGATCGCGCCGTGCTGCAGCTCGACGACGCGGATCCCGAGATCGCGGGCGGCGCCAACGATGTGCTGGTGGAAGTACGCGACGACCAGGTACACCGTCTTGATCCGGTGCTTCTTGAGGAGCGCGCGGTACAGGGCGCGGAGCCGCAGGTGCTTCGGGATCTCACGCGCCAGCAGCCCGCCGATCGGGACCCGGACACCGGTGAGTTTCTCGAGCGCGGTCGCGATGCCGCGGTCGTCGGCGGTACGGCGGTGGACCGCCCCGGCGGCCGACGTGAAGAAGTCCAGGTTCTTGCTGCCCGGAAGCGGGGTGCCGTTGATCCCGGAATCCAGGACCAGCGCACGGTCGCCGAGCGCGGCGCGGAGTTCGTCGGTGTAGATCTCGACACCGTTCGGTTTCCGCGGATGCGGGACGACGAGGGCGTCGTACCGGCCTGGGAACGGGGTACGCGTGACGATCCCGGCGACGTGTTTCCCGACCAGGGCAGCCTTGTCGTACGGCGTACGCCGTACCGGATGTGGAGCGCCGTGGATCCCGGTGCGGCGGGTCAGCTCATGAAAAACGCGCATCCGGATGATCGGCCAGGGGTGCGCTTCCCGGATCTGCCACTCGAGCAGCTCCAGGTCCCGCTCCACCGTCCAGATCGCCCGGCACAGCTCCGCCACCGTCGGCCGAACCGTGCCGTTCCCGGTACTCGTCATGGTTGATCCCTACTATCCCCGCGAGGCTTCCGACGCCCGAGAAGAACCGGCGGACTGCCTTCAGCAGGTGCGTCTTCCGGCCGAGCAGCAGCCCGGCGAGGGCGAACCCGATCGCCGAGATCACCCGGGCCGAAGCATAGGCCAGCACCAGGACGTAGCTGACCGCGCCCGGGCGGATCAGCAGGCGGCTGATCGTGTCGCCGCTGCCGGACCGGAAGGCCCGCCGTACCAGCCAGCGCAGCGTGGTGCGGCCGACCGGGACCTCCTCGGCGATGCAGGCCTCCTCGCACCAGACAATGCGGAACCCGGCGCGGTGCACGCGGAGGAAGAAGTGCAGGTCGCTGGAGCCGGTGTACCGGAACGCGGGGTGGAATCCCGGGGTGACCGCTTGGTACACGCGGCGGCTGACCAGCGTGTTGTTCGTGTACGCCTTCCGGAGCTCCTCGCCGGTGGTGTGCCGGCCGGTGGAGTCGTGCACGTCGCTGTAGGCGTTCCACGGCGGCGCGCCGGGCGGGAGATTGCCCTTCACCGGGCCCGTCACGACGTCGGCGCCGGTGGACTCCCAGGCCTTGAGCAGGGTCGCCAGCCAGCCGGGCGGGGCGACCTCGTCGTCGTCGACGAAGATCAGCGCGTCGTCGTTCCAGCAGAGCTCGACGGAGCGCTCCCGCGCGAAGGGGATCCCCGGCTCCGCTTCCACGACCGACTCGATCGGGTACGGCGTACCGTCCCCGAACTCCTCCAGCACCCGCGCGGCCGACCCTTCCGCGTCGTTGTCCACCACGACGATCCGGATCGCGTACTCCCCGTCCGAGGGCAGCTCCTGCGCCTGCAAACTCGTCAACAACCCCCGCAACAGAGCAGGTCGCCTGAAGGTAATCACCGCGATGGCGACACTCGTGCTCATGCCGCCCGAGACTATCGGTCCCCACCCACAACCGCCCATCCAACGCGTGTGACATTCCCAGCCCACCGCGCGCATGTCGGCACAAGCCCCGGAGACCGGGAACAGGCAATTGCCTGTCCCCACCCCCCGCCGCCTATCCCCAGTCCAATCAACTCAGCCGTCGCCGGGGCTGTCTGCGGGGGTGACGGAGATGAGGGGGAGGCCGAGGTCGCGGATTCGGGCTAGTAGGCCGTGGAGTTCGGACTGGTCGGTGATGGTGCCTCGGAGGGTGGTGGTGTCGTCGGGTTCGGGGGTGAGGGTGAAGTCGGCGAACCAGCCGGACCAGGTCGGGTCGAGTCGCCCGGCGACCCTGACCTCGTAGACGGTCAACTCCCGACGGCAACCGGCTGCCGCACCGATGTTGTCGTCGTGCGCCAGAGCGAGTAGCCGAGGGCAATCATCGCGATGCCGTTCGGGTAGGCCAGCAGGCGGTAGAGCGAGTCCGGCGCAACGGTCAGCGCCGCGGAGACGAGACCGCCGACGGCCAGCAGGACCGTCGCCCAGCGAGCGAGCACCCGGGCGCGGAAGAGCGCGATCCCGAGCAGCAGGCCGCCGGCCAGGTAAGCGAATCCTTGTACCTTGATGACCGTCCCCAGCGTCCCGATATCGCCGGCCGCGTGGCCGCCGGTCGCCACCTCGACCACGTCACCCACGTATCCGGGGCTCGTGCCCGCGATCGACGGCAGGACGTACGCCGAGACGTACGTCGTGCCGATGATCAACAGGTAGCCGAACGCGAGTACGACGTACCCGATGAGCCCGACGACGCCGTTGCGGCGGATCTGGCTCAGGTACAGGCCGGTGATCCCGACCAGCGCCAGCGCCGCCATCAGCAGCTTCAGCGTGTTCCGTACGGCGAGTTCGGTCGTGAGGATCGAGTTGACGTCCACGTGCGGGTGCCCGATCTGCACCCCGATGAAGATCGCTCCGGCAGCGACGGCGGCGGCGCCGGCTGCCCGGGTCAGTGTGGTTGCGGTGATAGTCATTCCCAACTCCCTCGTTAGCGTTGTTGGGAACGTAGGCCGCGAGGTGGTGAGCAGGCGTCACCACATATGGTGATTTAGAGCAGGCCGCGTTCGTGAGCGCGGCGTACGGCGCCGGAGCGGTTGGTTGCACCGAGCTTGGTGAAGATGCGTTTCGTGTGGGTGCGCAGGGTGTTCAACGAGACGTAGAGCCGGCGTGCGATCTCCGGGCCGGTGAGCTCGGTGTCGAGGAGCCGCAGTACGTCGAGTTCCCGCTCGGTCAGGGGGTCCGGCAACGCCGTCGGTGCTTTCAGGAGTCGGCGTACGAGGGGTTCGTCGGGGGCCGCGTCCTGCAGCAGTGCGAGCATCGGAGCACCCTCGTCCAGAAACAAACGTACGTATCGGTCGGGCTCCGGCGCTGCGGCGAGCGCCTGGCGCAGGGCAGCGAGAGCAGCCGCCCGTCCGCCGCGCACGTGAAGCGCAAGCGCCCGCAGTACGTCGATCTCCAGCAGACTGCCTGCCCGCTGCGCGGCGTCCCCGCGCAGCCTATCGAGCAGTCCGAGGACGTCGTCTCCGCGGTGAATCAGCAGCCGCGCAAGGGTCAGCTGCTCGTACTCGTGCAAGTACGACACCGTGTCAGAGATCCCGGCTGCCCAGGCGCCGGCCGCAACAAGGTCCCCGGCCGCGAGGTGTACCCGCGCCCGCATCGCCGCGATCGGCTTCAGCTCGGGATACGTCCCGCGCCGGTACAGTTCCTCCGCGTCGTCCAGCAGCTGTAGAGCAGCAGCGAAGTCGCCGCGCGCGACCTGCACCTGCGCCATCGCGACGTCCCAGCGGTGCCGGTTCTCGGTGATCGAGCCGCGCTCGGCGAGGATCCGTGAGGTCTCGAGATGGGCCTCCGCGCCGGCGAGGTCGCCCAGCTCCCGGTCCAGCTCGGCCAGGCCTACGTGAAGGTCCGCCGTGACCCGCGGATACGGCTCGCCGCTGCGGGTGGCTGCCGCCAGCGCCTGCTCAAACGTTTTCCTCGCCTGCGACGGCCGCCCCGCGGCCATCCACAGATCGCCCATCACGACCACGGTGTCCTGTACGTCGGTCAGGTTGCCCGCCGCGTGGAGACTGCGGACCGCGGCCGCGAACTTCGCCAACCCTTGCTCGACATCGCCCGCCGCCCACGCCGCCAGCCCGACGAACCCGCCCGCGGCGCCACGGATGAAATGATCGTCCGGCCCAGCCAGCTCGAGCGCCTTCTCGGCACACAGGACCGTGGCGGCGACATCACCACGCGCCTGCGCCAGCGCCGCCCGATAGACCAAGAC
This Kribbella sp. NBC_00482 DNA region includes the following protein-coding sequences:
- a CDS encoding VWA domain-containing protein; the protein is MSDERLRRWRLVLGGEAEEETGTTLSAEDRSVDAALAALYDAAEGESGTQRSAGLGASAPRVARWLGDIRQYFPSTVVQVMQRDAVERLGITRMLMEPELLGAVEPDVHLVSTLLALNEVMPEETKQTARDVVGRVVAELEARLAERTRAAVTGALDRAGRTARPRHSDIDWDRTIRANLKHFSPALGTIVPDRLVGYARRNHSVQRDIVLAIDQSGSMAESVVYASLFGAVLGSIRTLRTSLVVFDTAVVDLTDQLEDPVDVLFGTQLGGGTDINRALAYCEELVTKPAETVLVLISDLYEGGVREEMLRRARSLVESGVQVIALLALADSGTPSYDAENAAALAELGVPTFACTPDKFPDLMAAAIRHEDIGGWAATNIT
- a CDS encoding YciI family protein, with amino-acid sequence MRYMLLHKTNDSLEAGNAPDPEILERADAVLEEMRQAGVLVLGEGLMPSSRGARVTFPAPGQPRVIDGPFAETKELVAGVSIIRVDTKEEAVQWALRFAEADPYTEIDILEVAG
- a CDS encoding aldo/keto reductase, with the translated sequence MRMVELGSTGLRVSELGLGLASVGGMFAAVPERQAVATIDRAWELGVRLFDTAPVYGYGLSEQRAGLALRGRPRDEFVLCTKVGRLIEPGGPDLQPIWAEPPAGVGPRLDYSYDATIRSFEASLERMGIDRVDILHIHDPELDFTKASTEAFHALVELRGRGTIRAISLGVNHADVAAQFLRETTGVDVILLAGRYSLLDQSGADELLPLCEKLGVAVLAAGVFHGGVLADTADGAPHGYERVPQDVLRRIDVLREVCSAYGVPPLAAAVQFPLTHPAVPAVVVGARSPREIAEVAAWHEYEVPEAFWTGLRSAL
- a CDS encoding TIGR03086 family metal-binding protein, whose product is MGEIAERYRRRAEGFERKVAAVRPDQWGNQSPCAKWTARDVVEHVVTMHAVMLTPVARKLEPADDPLTAFQEARAAIEDVLDDPVAALTETDSPAGRLTTEQHIDQVVSDDLVLHGWDLARATDQDETMDAADVERLWATAVAIPPELMMKYRTPGAFGEGIEVYGAEVLVEPEAPLQDRLLGLLGREP
- a CDS encoding glycosyltransferase, which encodes MSTSVAIAVITFRRPALLRGLLTSLQAQELPSDGEYAIRIVVVDNDAEGSAARVLEEFGDGTPYPIESVVEAEPGIPFARERSVELCWNDDALIFVDDDEVAPPGWLATLLKAWESTGADVVTGPVKGNLPPGAPPWNAYSDVHDSTGRHTTGEELRKAYTNNTLVSRRVYQAVTPGFHPAFRYTGSSDLHFFLRVHRAGFRIVWCEEACIAEEVPVGRTTLRWLVRRAFRSGSGDTISRLLIRPGAVSYVLVLAYASARVISAIGFALAGLLLGRKTHLLKAVRRFFSGVGSLAGIVGINHDEYRERHGSADGGGAVPGDLDGGAGPGAARVADPGSAPLADHPDARFS